In Saccharothrix syringae, the following are encoded in one genomic region:
- a CDS encoding sensor histidine kinase, with amino-acid sequence MTTTDSNALGGFIHPAVFYGSDEEYLALLVPFVTDGLAQGHPVAAAVPGARLRLLREALGADAGDVLLLDMEVVGRNPGRIIPGVLRRFADAHPDAHVRIIGEPIWAGRTDTEYPACAQHEALINHAFAGRDVTIACPYDTAALAGHVLADALATHPLVWDATERTGSDRYSPDAVIERCNTPIMPVPGGHVLVVTTTAEIRAARRVAVDEAHRHGLDAERTANFALITTELVTNSLRHTGGGCRLTVWLDTDHLVCTVEDGGLLADPLAGRHPAGRDQHGGRGLLMVNALADLVRVHTGPGGTGVHAFVRLAP; translated from the coding sequence ATGACGACCACCGACAGCAACGCCCTGGGCGGTTTCATTCACCCGGCCGTGTTCTACGGCTCCGACGAGGAGTACCTGGCCCTGCTGGTCCCCTTCGTCACCGACGGCCTGGCGCAGGGCCACCCCGTGGCCGCCGCGGTGCCCGGCGCGCGGCTGCGGCTGCTGCGCGAGGCCCTGGGCGCGGACGCGGGCGACGTGCTGCTGCTCGACATGGAGGTCGTGGGCCGCAACCCCGGCCGGATCATCCCCGGGGTGCTGCGCCGCTTCGCCGACGCCCACCCGGACGCGCACGTGCGCATCATCGGCGAACCGATCTGGGCCGGCCGCACCGACACCGAGTACCCCGCCTGCGCCCAGCACGAGGCGCTGATCAACCACGCCTTCGCCGGGCGCGACGTCACCATCGCCTGCCCCTACGACACCGCCGCGCTCGCCGGGCACGTGCTCGCCGACGCCCTGGCCACCCACCCCCTGGTGTGGGACGCGACCGAGCGCACCGGCAGCGACCGCTACTCCCCCGACGCCGTCATCGAGCGCTGCAACACCCCGATCATGCCCGTCCCGGGCGGCCACGTGCTGGTGGTCACCACCACCGCCGAGATCCGCGCCGCCCGCCGGGTCGCCGTCGACGAGGCGCACCGCCACGGGCTGGACGCCGAGCGCACCGCGAACTTCGCGCTCATCACCACCGAACTGGTGACCAACAGCCTCCGGCACACCGGCGGCGGCTGCCGGCTGACCGTCTGGCTCGACACCGACCACCTCGTCTGCACCGTCGAGGACGGCGGCCTGCTGGCCGACCCGCTCGCCGGGCGCCACCCGGCCGGGCGGGACCAGCACGGTGGCCGCGGCCTGCTGATGGTCAACGCCCTGGCCGACCTGGTCCGCGTCCACACCGGTCCCGGCGGCACCGGCGTCCACGCCTTCGTGCGCCTGGCGCCGTAG
- a CDS encoding TetR/AcrR family transcriptional regulator codes for MDTSGAGGAVAGRVRRNDPGRRDRIIDACLDVIAQVGVAGASHRRIAAAAGVPLGSMTYHFAGMDELLREAFGRHARGVAGLFERRMGVARDFEGAKGAVVDIITADVAGDRRDLVISYELCALAARDPAFRDITDAWAAASRRALERHFDPLTARMLDALIEGLVLHRALGTAPPDPAAVVAAVERITAPGARVGQAVHAAGRGRDRTP; via the coding sequence ATGGACACCTCCGGTGCCGGGGGCGCCGTCGCCGGTCGGGTTCGCCGCAACGACCCGGGCCGGCGCGACCGGATCATCGACGCCTGCCTGGACGTGATCGCGCAGGTCGGTGTCGCGGGCGCCTCGCACCGCCGGATCGCCGCGGCGGCGGGGGTGCCGCTGGGCTCGATGACCTACCACTTCGCCGGGATGGACGAGCTGCTGCGCGAGGCGTTCGGGCGGCACGCCCGCGGCGTCGCCGGGCTCTTCGAGCGGCGGATGGGCGTTGCCCGGGACTTCGAGGGCGCCAAGGGCGCGGTGGTCGACATCATCACCGCCGACGTCGCGGGCGACCGGCGCGACCTGGTGATCAGCTACGAGCTCTGCGCCCTGGCCGCGCGGGACCCGGCGTTCCGCGACATCACCGACGCCTGGGCGGCGGCGAGCAGGCGGGCGCTGGAGCGCCACTTCGACCCCTTGACCGCCCGGATGCTCGACGCGTTGATCGAGGGGCTGGTGCTGCACCGCGCCCTCGGCACCGCGCCGCCCGACCCCGCCGCGGTGGTCGCCGCCGTCGAGCGCATCACGGCTCCCGGCGCCCGTGTCGGACAGGCGGTTCACGCGGCGGGGCGCGGCCGTGACCGGACCCCGTGA
- a CDS encoding MEDS domain-containing protein — MRRSGLVDQVRGLGAHDHLCWRYRDRREFRERAREFLADGLALGLQVWCVAPGAVADLVEDLRGTAALDEALRTGAARVASLEATYPVGAVVDPDAQVRAYAEATEAALRAGFGGLRVAADCTPLVRTPDQLAAVARYEHLVDHYMVDGPFSAMCAYSDAEVDDEAFAQLACMHPITNSPSPGFRLHAAGDRAVALGGELDMHDDALFTLALRRAWLRPRDGRLVIDARGLDFLDHRTLIHLSAHAADLGAPVVLRTAWEGVATLVDLLGLTNVHPERAA, encoded by the coding sequence GTGCGCAGGTCGGGACTGGTCGACCAGGTGCGCGGGCTGGGCGCCCACGACCACCTGTGCTGGCGCTACCGCGACCGGCGCGAGTTCCGGGAGCGGGCCCGCGAGTTCCTGGCCGACGGGCTCGCCCTGGGCCTCCAGGTCTGGTGCGTCGCGCCCGGCGCGGTGGCCGACCTGGTCGAGGACCTGCGCGGGACCGCCGCCCTCGACGAGGCGCTGCGGACCGGTGCCGCCCGGGTCGCCTCCCTGGAGGCCACCTACCCGGTCGGCGCGGTGGTCGACCCCGACGCGCAGGTGCGCGCCTACGCCGAGGCCACCGAGGCCGCCCTGCGGGCCGGGTTCGGCGGTCTGCGCGTCGCCGCCGACTGCACGCCCCTGGTGCGCACCCCGGACCAGCTCGCGGCCGTCGCCCGGTACGAGCACCTGGTCGACCACTACATGGTCGACGGCCCGTTCTCGGCGATGTGCGCCTACTCGGACGCGGAGGTCGACGACGAGGCGTTCGCCCAGCTCGCCTGCATGCACCCGATCACCAACAGCCCGTCGCCGGGCTTCCGGCTGCACGCCGCGGGCGACCGGGCCGTGGCCCTGGGCGGGGAGCTGGACATGCACGACGACGCCCTGTTCACCCTGGCACTGCGGCGGGCGTGGCTGCGCCCCCGGGACGGAAGGCTGGTCATCGACGCCCGCGGCCTCGACTTCCTCGACCACCGCACCCTGATCCACCTGTCCGCGCACGCCGCAGACCTCGGTGCGCCCGTCGTGCTGCGGACCGCGTGGGAGGGCGTGGCCACGCTGGTGGACCTGCTCGGCCTGACCAACGTTCACCCGGAGCGCGCCGCATGA
- a CDS encoding exo-beta-d-1,3/1,6-glucosidase, translated as MDDTPPFRDPARPIPDRVADLLGRMTLPEKVGQMMQLDAREDLDDHVLRKHAGSILHTSPERVLRAHALTARTRLRIPLLVAEDCIHGHSFHEGATIFPTQLGMAATWDADLVERVARATAVEVAATGVHWTFSPVLCIARDLRWGRVDETFGEDPVLIGELASAMVRGYQGDGLADPTAVLATAKHFAGYSETQGGRDASEADLSRRKLRSWFLPPFERVAREGCRTFMLGYQTTDGVPITVNSWLLDEVLRGEWGYTGTLVTDWDNVGRMVWEQRVQPDYAHAAAAAVRAGNDMIMTTPGFFEGALEAVESGLLAEAELDRAVARILSLKFELGLFEDPRHPDADRQRAVINHPDHAALNLEVARRSLVLLRNDGTLPLTGGRARRIAVVGPLADDAQTQLGDWAGSSGQADWLPDGQPREMITTVLDGLRAHVPPGWEVVHARGADILTLAPDPEGDTFPDGQPRPQVVVPSPPDEALIAEAVAAARDADCVVAVVGDRVELVGEGCSTATLDLVGGQIALLDALAATGTPLVVVLLASKPLVLPESTRDAALLWVANPGMRGGQAVAEVLLGLVEPSGRLPISFARHVGQQPTYYNQVRGQHGTRYADLTQDPAFAFGEGLSYTRVEYADLRLEVDVLAPEDHVRAAVTLRNTGTRPARETVQAYVSDTVTSASWADKELKAFRQVELGPGETVTAHLDIPVADCTIVDARGRRVVEPGEFTLLVGPSSRDSALLRVGFTVKSPA; from the coding sequence GTGGACGACACCCCGCCCTTCCGCGACCCCGCCCGGCCGATCCCGGACCGGGTGGCCGACCTGCTGGGCCGCATGACCCTGCCGGAGAAGGTCGGGCAGATGATGCAGTTGGACGCGCGGGAGGACCTGGACGACCACGTGCTGCGCAAGCACGCCGGCTCGATCCTGCACACCTCCCCGGAACGGGTGCTGCGCGCCCACGCGCTGACCGCCCGCACGCGCCTGCGCATCCCGCTGCTGGTCGCCGAGGACTGCATCCACGGCCACTCCTTCCACGAGGGCGCGACGATCTTCCCCACCCAGCTGGGCATGGCCGCCACCTGGGACGCCGACCTGGTCGAGCGCGTCGCGCGGGCCACCGCCGTCGAGGTCGCCGCCACCGGCGTGCACTGGACGTTCTCCCCGGTGCTGTGCATCGCGCGCGACCTGCGCTGGGGCCGGGTGGACGAGACCTTCGGCGAGGACCCGGTGCTGATCGGCGAGCTGGCCTCCGCGATGGTCCGCGGCTACCAGGGCGACGGGCTGGCCGACCCCACCGCCGTCCTGGCCACGGCCAAGCACTTCGCCGGCTACTCCGAGACCCAGGGCGGCCGGGACGCCAGCGAGGCCGACCTGTCCCGGCGCAAGCTGCGCTCGTGGTTCCTGCCGCCGTTCGAGCGGGTCGCCCGCGAGGGCTGCCGGACGTTCATGCTCGGCTACCAGACCACCGACGGCGTGCCGATCACGGTCAACTCCTGGCTGCTCGACGAGGTGCTGCGCGGCGAGTGGGGCTACACCGGCACGCTGGTCACCGACTGGGACAACGTCGGCCGCATGGTCTGGGAGCAGCGCGTGCAGCCCGACTACGCCCACGCCGCCGCGGCGGCCGTCCGGGCGGGCAACGACATGATCATGACCACGCCCGGGTTCTTCGAGGGCGCCCTGGAGGCCGTCGAGTCGGGCCTGCTCGCCGAGGCCGAGCTGGACCGCGCCGTGGCCCGGATCCTGTCGTTGAAGTTCGAGCTGGGCCTGTTCGAGGACCCCCGCCACCCCGACGCCGACCGGCAGCGCGCCGTGATCAACCACCCCGACCACGCCGCGCTCAACCTGGAGGTGGCCCGGCGCTCCCTGGTGCTGCTGCGCAACGACGGCACCCTCCCGCTGACCGGGGGGCGGGCCCGCCGGATCGCGGTCGTCGGACCGCTGGCCGACGACGCCCAGACCCAGTTGGGCGACTGGGCGGGTTCGTCCGGGCAGGCCGACTGGCTGCCCGACGGCCAGCCCCGCGAGATGATCACCACGGTGCTCGACGGCCTGCGCGCCCACGTGCCGCCCGGCTGGGAGGTCGTGCACGCCCGGGGCGCCGACATCCTCACCCTGGCGCCGGACCCCGAGGGCGACACCTTCCCCGACGGCCAGCCGCGCCCGCAGGTGGTCGTGCCCAGCCCGCCGGACGAGGCGCTGATCGCCGAGGCGGTCGCCGCCGCCCGGGACGCCGACTGCGTCGTCGCCGTCGTGGGCGACCGCGTCGAGTTGGTGGGCGAGGGGTGCTCCACCGCCACCCTCGACCTGGTCGGCGGCCAGATCGCCCTGCTCGACGCCCTGGCCGCCACCGGGACGCCGCTGGTCGTGGTCCTGCTCGCCTCCAAGCCGCTGGTGCTGCCCGAGTCGACCCGCGACGCCGCGCTGCTGTGGGTGGCCAACCCCGGCATGCGGGGCGGGCAGGCCGTCGCCGAGGTGCTGCTCGGCCTGGTCGAGCCCAGCGGCAGGCTGCCGATCTCCTTCGCCCGCCACGTCGGGCAGCAGCCCACGTACTACAACCAGGTGCGCGGCCAGCACGGCACCCGGTACGCCGACCTGACCCAGGACCCGGCGTTCGCCTTCGGGGAGGGGCTGTCCTACACCCGGGTCGAGTACGCCGACCTGCGCCTGGAGGTCGACGTGCTCGCGCCGGAGGATCACGTGCGGGCCGCCGTCACGCTGCGCAACACCGGCACGCGGCCGGCTCGGGAGACGGTGCAGGCGTACGTCAGCGACACGGTTACCTCGGCCAGTTGGGCGGACAAGGAGCTGAAGGCGTTCCGGCAGGTCGAGCTGGGGCCGGGGGAGACCGTCACCGCGCACCTGGACATCCCCGTCGCCGACTGCACCATCGTCGACGCGCGCGGCCGTCGGGTGGTCGAGCCGGGTGAGTTCACGCTGCTGGTCGGGCCGTCGTCGCGGGACTCGGCGCTGCTGCGGGTCGGGTTCACCGTGAAGAGCCCCGCCTGA
- a CDS encoding GNAT family N-acetyltransferase: protein MTALVPDISIRVVPPTSAPAAAVLRDYYTDIVSRYWGRPVTEAELDRVLAEERSDDLVPPTGLLLVAFDDAGPVGCAGLRLLTAGLGEVTRVYVAGRARRRGLGGRLLREVESAALASGRTALRLDTRADLVEARRLYAGHGYREVPAFNDSPYAQHWFAKDLQMSKSKG from the coding sequence GTGACCGCCCTCGTCCCCGACATCAGCATCAGGGTCGTCCCACCGACCTCGGCCCCCGCCGCGGCCGTGCTCAGGGACTACTACACCGACATCGTGAGCCGCTACTGGGGCAGGCCGGTCACCGAGGCCGAACTGGACCGGGTGCTCGCGGAGGAGCGCAGCGACGACCTCGTCCCGCCCACCGGCCTGCTCCTGGTCGCCTTCGACGACGCCGGGCCGGTCGGCTGCGCGGGGCTGCGCCTGCTGACGGCCGGGCTCGGCGAGGTGACCAGGGTGTACGTGGCCGGGCGCGCCCGGCGTCGCGGGCTGGGCGGGCGGCTGCTCCGGGAGGTCGAGTCGGCCGCCCTGGCCTCGGGCCGCACCGCGCTGCGCCTGGACACCCGGGCCGACCTGGTCGAGGCGCGCCGGCTGTACGCCGGGCACGGCTACCGCGAGGTGCCCGCGTTCAACGACAGCCCTTACGCGCAGCACTGGTTCGCCAAGGACCTCCAGATGAGCAAGTCCAAGGGGTAG
- a CDS encoding discoidin domain-containing protein yields the protein MPLSRRTFLGSALTVPTLGAATATATAASPPGDVVGKVTVGYQGWFAARGDGSPLDGWWHWSQDWGRSPSPANHALKAWPDTADYTTRYPTDFGLLGDGRPATVFSDHDQQTVDTHFRWMREYGCDTAALQRFNPVGGEGPIRDAVTARVRAAAERHGVKFYVMYDVTNWTAMRSEIKTDWLGKMRAHTASPMYARQNGKPVVCVWGFGFNDPARPFTPQECQEVVDWFKAQGVYLIGGVPTHWRREVEDSRPGFGGVYRGFHMLSPWMVGRIGTAADSDRFHTDVNAPDKAECDRLGIDYQPCVLPGDLAERQRAHGDFMWRQFYNMVRLGAHGIYVSMFDEYNEGNQIAKTPETRAGVPAGSAFLALDEDGTRCSSDYYLRLTGDGGRMLKGALALTPVRPTPPLPGPVERDLAAGRPTAQSSQTQQYGGHLAVDGDPRTYWESANNAFPQWWQVDLGATSTLTRLVLGLPPDPAWGGRTQTVAVEASADGGAFTTLVGAAGYVFDPATGNTATIALPTGARARFVRLRFTGNTGWPAGQLSVLRAFGT from the coding sequence GTGCCCCTGTCGCGCAGGACGTTCCTCGGCTCGGCCCTCACCGTGCCTACCCTCGGCGCCGCCACCGCCACCGCCACCGCCGCGAGCCCACCCGGCGACGTGGTCGGCAAGGTCACCGTCGGCTACCAGGGGTGGTTCGCCGCGCGCGGCGACGGTTCGCCGCTGGACGGCTGGTGGCACTGGAGCCAGGACTGGGGCCGCTCGCCGTCGCCCGCCAACCACGCGCTCAAGGCGTGGCCGGACACGGCGGACTACACCACCCGCTACCCCACCGACTTCGGCCTCCTCGGCGACGGCCGACCCGCCACCGTGTTCTCCGACCACGACCAGCAGACCGTGGACACCCACTTCCGCTGGATGCGCGAGTACGGCTGCGACACCGCCGCCCTCCAGCGGTTCAACCCGGTCGGCGGCGAGGGCCCGATCCGCGACGCCGTCACCGCCCGGGTGCGCGCCGCGGCCGAGCGGCACGGCGTGAAGTTCTACGTCATGTACGACGTCACCAACTGGACGGCCATGCGGTCGGAGATCAAGACCGACTGGCTGGGCAAGATGCGGGCGCACACCGCGTCGCCGATGTACGCCCGGCAGAACGGCAAGCCGGTGGTGTGCGTCTGGGGCTTCGGCTTCAACGACCCCGCCCGCCCGTTCACCCCGCAGGAGTGCCAGGAGGTCGTCGACTGGTTCAAGGCGCAGGGCGTCTACCTGATCGGCGGCGTGCCCACCCACTGGCGCCGCGAGGTGGAGGACTCCCGTCCCGGTTTCGGCGGCGTCTACCGCGGCTTCCACATGCTCTCGCCGTGGATGGTCGGCCGGATCGGCACCGCCGCCGACAGCGACCGCTTCCACACCGACGTGAACGCGCCCGACAAGGCCGAGTGCGACCGCCTGGGCATCGACTACCAGCCGTGCGTGCTGCCCGGCGACCTGGCCGAGCGCCAGCGCGCCCACGGCGACTTCATGTGGCGGCAGTTCTACAACATGGTCCGGCTGGGCGCGCACGGCATCTACGTCTCGATGTTCGACGAGTACAACGAGGGCAACCAGATCGCCAAGACCCCGGAGACGCGGGCCGGCGTCCCGGCGGGGTCGGCCTTCCTGGCCCTGGACGAGGACGGCACCCGCTGCTCGTCGGACTACTACCTGCGGCTGACCGGCGACGGCGGCCGGATGCTCAAGGGCGCGCTCGCCCTCACCCCGGTGCGCCCCACCCCGCCGCTGCCCGGCCCCGTCGAGCGCGACCTGGCCGCCGGGCGCCCCACCGCGCAGAGCAGCCAGACCCAGCAGTACGGCGGCCACCTCGCCGTGGACGGCGACCCGCGCACCTACTGGGAGAGCGCCAACAACGCCTTCCCCCAGTGGTGGCAGGTCGACCTGGGCGCCACCTCGACCCTGACCCGGCTGGTGCTGGGCCTGCCGCCGGACCCCGCGTGGGGCGGGCGCACCCAGACCGTCGCGGTGGAGGCCAGTGCGGACGGGGGCGCGTTCACCACCCTGGTGGGCGCCGCGGGGTACGTCTTCGACCCGGCCACCGGGAACACCGCGACCATCGCGCTGCCGACCGGCGCGCGGGCCCGCTTCGTCCGCCTCCGGTTCACCGGGAACACCGGCTGGCCGGCCGGCCAGCTCTCGGTCCTCAGGGCGTTCGGCACCTAG